A window of the Sphaerobacter thermophilus DSM 20745 genome harbors these coding sequences:
- a CDS encoding D-sedoheptulose-7-phosphate isomerase: protein MIDDDVQVAAWAPSTNGGPYGAVLAHALAGRRRDLAAALTRLESQSARLAAVADMLIATLRAGRTVLVAGNGGSAAGAQHFAAELVGRFRREREPYPVVALCTDSAVVTAVANDYGYEQVFARQVAAFGRAGDLLVVISTSGESENLVRAAVTARRRGLTVLAVTGERDSRLAALADLAVRVPTDDTALVQELHLIVTHVLCDLVEAELAIREGAGGP from the coding sequence ATGATCGATGATGACGTGCAGGTCGCAGCGTGGGCTCCGTCGACCAACGGCGGGCCGTACGGGGCGGTGCTCGCCCACGCGCTGGCCGGGCGCAGACGCGACCTGGCGGCGGCACTGACCCGGTTGGAGTCACAGAGCGCCCGCCTCGCCGCCGTGGCGGACATGCTCATCGCGACGCTGCGAGCCGGGCGCACGGTGCTGGTCGCCGGGAACGGCGGCAGCGCGGCCGGGGCCCAGCACTTCGCGGCCGAACTGGTCGGGCGCTTCCGGCGCGAGCGGGAGCCGTATCCCGTCGTGGCGCTGTGTACCGACAGCGCCGTCGTGACGGCGGTCGCCAACGACTACGGCTACGAGCAGGTCTTTGCCCGGCAGGTGGCGGCCTTCGGCCGGGCGGGCGATCTCCTGGTCGTGATCAGCACGAGCGGGGAGTCGGAGAACCTGGTGCGGGCGGCCGTGACCGCGCGCCGGCGCGGTCTCACCGTGCTCGCCGTCACCGGCGAGCGCGACAGCCGGCTGGCCGCGCTGGCTGACCTCGCGGTGCGGGTCCCCACCGACGACACCGCTCTCGTGCAGGAACTGCACCTGATCGTCACCCACGTCCTCTGTGATCTGGTCGAGGCTGAACTGGCGATCCGGGAAGGAGCCGGTGGCCCATGA
- a CDS encoding D-glycero-alpha-D-manno-heptose-1,7-bisphosphate 7-phosphatase: MTGPRRAIFLDRDGTLVHRRHYPSRPEHLRLYEGIGPELRRLQAAGFRLVVVTNQSGIARGYFTEEDLHRMHEHLAASLDRSGVRLDAIYYCPHHPDGAIPELARRCDCRKPAPGMLWRAVHDLGVDPARSWLVGDVLDDVEAGRRAGCRTVLVDLATESPPVTARRRPDFVARDTPHALRIISAVEGLAAAPELDYRPPGWPAASLSGAGGDR; the protein is encoded by the coding sequence ATGACCGGCCCGCGTCGCGCGATCTTCCTCGACCGGGACGGCACCCTGGTCCACCGGCGCCACTACCCCTCCCGGCCCGAGCACCTGCGCCTCTACGAGGGGATCGGCCCGGAGTTGCGCCGGTTGCAGGCGGCCGGCTTCCGGCTGGTGGTGGTGACGAACCAGTCCGGGATCGCCCGCGGCTACTTTACCGAGGAGGACCTGCACCGGATGCACGAGCACCTGGCGGCCAGCCTGGACCGCTCCGGGGTGCGGCTCGACGCGATCTACTACTGCCCGCACCACCCGGACGGGGCGATTCCCGAGCTTGCCCGGCGCTGCGACTGCCGCAAGCCCGCCCCCGGGATGCTGTGGCGCGCGGTGCACGATCTGGGCGTCGACCCGGCGCGCTCCTGGCTCGTTGGCGACGTCCTGGACGACGTGGAGGCGGGCCGCCGCGCCGGGTGCCGCACCGTCCTCGTCGATCTCGCCACCGAGTCGCCGCCGGTCACGGCGCGGCGCCGGCCGGACTTCGTCGCCCGCGACACGCCGCACGCGCTGCGGATCATCAGTGCGGTCGAGGGCCTGGCGGCGGCACCGGAGCTGGACTACCGGCCGCCGGGCTGGCCGGCGGCCAGCCTGAGCGGCGCGGGAGGAGACCGGTGA
- a CDS encoding PfkB family carbohydrate kinase, with the protein MVRAVEVVRRFRRLRALVIGDAMLDSYLEGTAARLCTEGPVPVVRKTAEERVPGGAANTAANLRALGAEVVFLGLVGEDVPGDLLRAALAARGVDDRWLVADPAVSTLHKLRILADGQYVVRFDEGDSRAASPAAHARLLEHLEHAVPTCDVVVVSDYAYGAVADDLIAQLRTLRAARHCPLVVDSKALHRFHAAGATVVTPNYLEARLAVAPGAEEPGPLDLAEVKRIGRGLLEQVDAAYAAITLGADGVFLLGRDGAGRHLPVHPPAQASDIGAGDTFAAALGLALAAGADVVEASRIGIDAAGIAVACQRTAAVPYQDLLRRVSLCDLDGRPASMAAARRDVVARLDVARLAGRTIVFTNGVFDILHAGHVEFLRRARALGDLLIVGVNSDRSARRLKGAGRPINSERDRLALVAALDAVDEALLFDEATPAELIRALRPHIHAKGGDYSDVRLPEAEAVRAVGGRVVILPLVSRLSTSGVIDRIVALAGTADSAGIGTNGAEP; encoded by the coding sequence ATGGTGCGCGCAGTCGAGGTGGTGCGGCGCTTCCGGCGCCTGCGGGCATTGGTCATCGGCGACGCCATGCTCGATAGCTACCTGGAGGGGACCGCCGCGCGGCTCTGCACCGAGGGGCCGGTGCCGGTGGTGCGCAAGACGGCCGAGGAGCGCGTGCCCGGGGGCGCCGCCAACACGGCCGCCAACCTGCGCGCCCTAGGGGCCGAGGTCGTCTTCCTGGGGCTGGTGGGCGAGGATGTGCCGGGCGATCTACTGCGGGCGGCGCTGGCCGCGCGCGGCGTCGACGACCGTTGGCTGGTGGCCGACCCGGCGGTCAGCACGCTCCACAAGCTGCGCATCCTGGCTGACGGGCAGTACGTGGTCCGCTTCGACGAGGGAGACTCCCGCGCCGCCTCGCCCGCGGCCCACGCCCGGCTGCTGGAGCATCTGGAACACGCCGTCCCCACCTGCGACGTGGTGGTCGTCTCCGACTACGCCTACGGAGCCGTCGCCGACGACCTCATCGCCCAGTTGCGGACGCTGCGTGCCGCGCGGCACTGCCCGCTGGTGGTCGACTCCAAGGCGCTGCACCGCTTCCATGCTGCCGGGGCGACGGTTGTCACGCCCAACTACCTGGAGGCACGTCTGGCCGTTGCGCCGGGGGCGGAGGAGCCGGGCCCGCTCGACCTGGCGGAGGTCAAGCGGATCGGCCGCGGCCTGCTGGAGCAGGTCGACGCGGCCTATGCGGCGATCACCCTGGGCGCCGACGGTGTGTTCCTGCTCGGGCGCGACGGGGCCGGCCGGCACCTTCCGGTTCACCCGCCCGCGCAGGCCAGCGACATCGGCGCCGGCGACACGTTCGCCGCCGCGCTCGGGCTCGCGCTCGCGGCCGGGGCTGATGTAGTGGAGGCCAGCCGGATCGGCATCGACGCCGCCGGGATCGCCGTTGCCTGCCAGCGGACCGCCGCCGTGCCCTACCAGGATCTCCTGCGCCGCGTCAGCCTGTGCGACCTGGACGGGCGGCCCGCCAGTATGGCCGCGGCTCGCCGTGACGTCGTCGCCCGGCTCGACGTTGCCCGACTCGCGGGCAGGACCATCGTCTTCACCAACGGCGTCTTCGACATCCTCCACGCCGGGCACGTCGAGTTCCTGCGCCGTGCCAGGGCACTCGGCGACCTCCTCATCGTCGGGGTGAACAGCGACCGCTCTGCCCGGCGGCTCAAGGGGGCGGGCCGGCCGATCAACAGCGAGCGCGACCGGCTGGCGCTGGTGGCCGCGCTCGACGCGGTGGACGAGGCGCTGCTGTTCGACGAGGCGACCCCGGCCGAGCTGATCCGCGCGCTGCGCCCGCACATCCACGCCAAGGGAGGCGACTACTCCGACGTTCGGCTGCCCGAGGCCGAGGCGGTCCGTGCCGTCGGCGGACGGGTGGTGATCCTGCCGCTCGTCAGCCGTTTGAGCACCAGTGGCGTGATCGACCGCATCGTGGCGCTGGCCGGGACCGCCGACTCTGCCGGGATTGGCACGAACGGAGCGGAGCCGTGA
- a CDS encoding glycosyltransferase family 9 protein, whose product MSPLDARWAAARRVLAIRLDNLGDVLLTTPAIHAIRASLPEAEITLLAGPVGAQAGRLNPDLDDVVVYQAPWMDPWSRLPHDSRREQHMIARLKARRFDGAIIFTSFRQSPLPAAYLCYLADIPLRVAVSIDGPGSLLTTRHKHPERMMHEVERGLDLVGAIGMYTAERDLVLSVPDSARAAVADRLADIGALGDRPLVVLHPGCSMPARTYSWEQYAEVTALLIGRLGATVALTGVAEERPLVERIRARLRPALRERALPLAGDLDFPGLCALIAAADLTITNNTGPMHVSAAVKTPVVALFALTNPPEQWGPWRVPHRLLFYDVPCRICYSRVCPYGHECLRLVPPAMVLDAARDLLSGAEPAATNGATASVAQGGKRP is encoded by the coding sequence GTGAGCCCGCTGGACGCCCGCTGGGCCGCCGCGCGCCGGGTGCTGGCCATCCGGCTGGACAACCTGGGCGACGTCCTGCTGACGACCCCGGCGATCCACGCCATCCGCGCGTCGCTGCCTGAGGCGGAGATCACGCTGCTGGCCGGACCGGTCGGGGCCCAGGCAGGGCGGCTGAACCCCGACCTGGACGACGTCGTCGTCTACCAGGCGCCCTGGATGGACCCCTGGTCCCGCCTGCCGCACGACAGCCGGCGCGAGCAGCACATGATCGCGCGGCTCAAGGCCCGCCGGTTCGATGGCGCGATCATCTTCACCTCGTTCCGCCAAAGCCCCCTGCCCGCGGCGTACCTCTGCTACCTGGCCGACATCCCGCTGCGCGTCGCCGTCTCGATCGACGGCCCCGGCTCGCTCCTCACCACGCGCCACAAGCACCCGGAGCGGATGATGCACGAGGTGGAGCGTGGTCTGGACCTCGTCGGCGCCATCGGCATGTACACCGCCGAGCGCGACCTCGTGCTCTCGGTCCCCGACAGCGCCCGCGCGGCCGTCGCCGACCGGCTGGCGGACATTGGCGCGCTGGGCGACCGCCCGCTCGTCGTGCTCCACCCCGGCTGCTCGATGCCGGCCCGGACCTACTCCTGGGAGCAGTACGCCGAGGTGACCGCATTGCTGATCGGGCGCCTAGGCGCCACCGTGGCGCTGACCGGCGTTGCCGAGGAGCGGCCGCTGGTCGAGCGTATCCGGGCCCGCCTGCGCCCCGCGCTGCGCGAGCGGGCGCTGCCGCTGGCGGGGGATCTCGACTTCCCCGGCCTCTGCGCCCTGATCGCCGCGGCGGACCTGACGATCACCAACAACACCGGGCCGATGCACGTCTCGGCCGCGGTCAAGACGCCGGTGGTCGCCCTCTTCGCACTGACCAACCCGCCGGAGCAGTGGGGGCCGTGGCGCGTGCCGCACCGGCTGCTCTTCTACGACGTTCCCTGCCGCATCTGCTACAGCCGAGTCTGCCCGTATGGGCACGAGTGCCTGCGCCTGGTCCCACCGGCCATGGTGCTCGATGCCGCGCGCGACCTCCTGTCCGGGGCGGAGCCCGCGGCGACCAATGGGGCGACCGCCTCGGTCGCACAGGGTGGGAAGCGGCCATGA
- a CDS encoding glycosyltransferase family 9 protein — translation MSGWREARTIAALRLDNIGDVIMLGPALRAIKEASPAGRITLIASRAGAAAASLLPWVDDVMVWRPVWQDVGGRIPFDPARERAMIADLAARRFDAALIFTSFSQTPHVPGYVCYLAGIPLRAGESKEFGGSTLTDEQRGAPDDLHQAERNVRLVEHLGFPVRDRRLAVALPPEAHAAVPRLAAAAGLDPGAPFVLLHPGASAAARRVPVALAAGLARLLTAAGWPVLVTGQAREAGLVAAVVDGAGPRVRPLVGRTTLGEFAALVDRAALVVCGNTLPLHLADALDTPVLALYSGTDLDAQWRPRHTRSRLLRRPTACHPCYRFDCPIGQPCLDIPPEEATAAALELLVGAGVGVPGGGR, via the coding sequence ATGAGCGGCTGGCGAGAGGCACGCACCATCGCCGCGCTGCGGCTCGACAACATCGGCGACGTCATCATGCTGGGTCCCGCGCTGCGGGCCATCAAGGAAGCGTCGCCCGCGGGGCGCATCACCCTGATCGCCAGCCGCGCGGGTGCTGCGGCCGCCTCGCTCCTCCCCTGGGTCGACGACGTCATGGTCTGGCGGCCGGTCTGGCAGGACGTCGGCGGGCGAATCCCGTTCGACCCGGCGCGCGAGCGGGCGATGATCGCCGACCTGGCAGCTCGTCGCTTCGACGCCGCGCTCATCTTCACTTCCTTCAGCCAGACACCGCACGTGCCCGGCTATGTTTGCTACCTGGCGGGAATTCCGCTGCGGGCGGGGGAGTCGAAGGAGTTCGGCGGCAGCACCTTGACCGACGAGCAGCGCGGCGCGCCGGACGACCTGCACCAAGCCGAGCGCAACGTGCGCCTCGTCGAACACCTCGGCTTCCCGGTGCGCGACCGCCGCCTGGCGGTGGCCCTGCCTCCGGAGGCGCACGCGGCCGTGCCCCGGCTGGCGGCTGCAGCGGGCCTGGACCCCGGCGCGCCCTTCGTCCTGCTCCACCCCGGCGCGAGCGCCGCGGCGCGGCGGGTGCCGGTCGCGCTGGCGGCGGGCCTCGCCCGGCTGCTGACCGCGGCCGGCTGGCCGGTGTTGGTCACGGGTCAGGCGCGCGAGGCGGGTCTTGTCGCCGCGGTCGTCGATGGGGCCGGGCCGCGGGTGCGGCCGCTGGTCGGGCGGACGACGCTGGGGGAGTTCGCCGCGCTGGTGGACCGGGCCGCGCTCGTCGTCTGCGGCAACACGCTGCCGCTCCACCTGGCTGACGCGCTCGACACGCCCGTGCTGGCGCTCTACTCCGGCACCGACCTCGACGCGCAGTGGCGCCCGCGGCACACCCGCTCCCGCCTGCTGCGGCGGCCGACCGCCTGCCACCCCTGCTACCGCTTCGATTGCCCGATCGGCCAGCCGTGCCTCGACATCCCGCCCGAGGAGGCAACCGCGGCGGCGCTGGAGCTACTGGTCGGCGCCGGCGTGGGTGTACCGGGAGGTGGGCGATGA
- a CDS encoding glycosyltransferase family 9 protein — protein sequence MSAPLVTPPRRIAVLRALHLGDLLLAVPALRALRAGFPGAEITLIGLPWAEAFARRFDRYLDRFVPFEGYPGIAEVQIDPARTARFVAAQRAAGYDLVIQLHGSGRTSNACALALGGRVTAGYYDGARPAGLDIGAPYPDDCSEIERNLRLARLLGCPDLGPALEFPLSAADRAEAAALLDRLPPGGPLVGIHPGARYPARRWPPERFAAAGDLLAERFGARVVLTGSTEEVATVQQVARAMRAAPLVLAGRTSLGGLAALIARLDFFISNDTGPAHIADALGTPSVTLFGPADPIRWAPLDRERHPVVRVPVACSPCAHRECPIDHRCLHRITPEMVAAAAMRLLGAGAIACDD from the coding sequence ATGAGCGCGCCGCTCGTCACCCCGCCGCGCCGCATCGCCGTGCTGCGCGCACTGCACCTCGGCGACCTGCTGCTCGCGGTGCCCGCCCTCCGCGCGCTCCGGGCCGGGTTCCCCGGGGCCGAGATCACTCTGATTGGCCTGCCCTGGGCCGAGGCGTTCGCCCGGCGATTCGACCGCTACCTTGACCGCTTCGTCCCCTTCGAGGGCTACCCCGGCATCGCGGAGGTACAGATCGATCCGGCGCGCACCGCCCGCTTCGTCGCCGCCCAGCGTGCCGCGGGCTACGACCTGGTGATCCAGTTGCACGGCAGCGGCCGGACGAGCAACGCCTGCGCGCTGGCGCTCGGCGGGCGGGTGACGGCCGGGTACTACGACGGCGCACGTCCAGCCGGGCTGGACATCGGCGCCCCCTACCCGGACGACTGCTCTGAGATCGAGCGTAACCTGCGGCTGGCCCGGCTGCTCGGCTGCCCCGACCTGGGGCCGGCGCTGGAGTTCCCGCTGAGTGCCGCCGACCGGGCCGAGGCAGCCGCGCTGCTTGACCGGCTACCGCCCGGCGGGCCGCTGGTCGGCATCCACCCCGGCGCACGCTACCCCGCGCGGCGCTGGCCGCCCGAGCGCTTCGCCGCGGCGGGCGACCTGCTGGCCGAGCGCTTCGGCGCGCGGGTGGTCCTGACTGGCAGCACGGAGGAGGTCGCGACGGTTCAGCAGGTCGCGAGGGCCATGCGCGCCGCGCCGCTGGTGCTGGCCGGGCGGACCTCGCTCGGCGGGCTGGCGGCACTGATCGCCCGGCTCGACTTCTTCATCAGCAACGACACCGGCCCGGCCCACATCGCCGACGCGCTGGGCACGCCCAGCGTCACCCTCTTCGGCCCGGCCGATCCGATCCGCTGGGCACCGCTCGACCGGGAGCGGCACCCCGTCGTGCGCGTCCCGGTCGCGTGCAGCCCCTGCGCCCACCGGGAGTGCCCGATCGATCACCGGTGCCTGCACCGAATCACGCCGGAGATGGTCGCCGCGGCCGCGATGCGGCTGCTGGGGGCGGGAGCGATCGCATGCGACGACTGA
- a CDS encoding glycosyltransferase: MRRLRILIWHIHGSYLNALARIEHDWYLPVKPGRPEGYSGRGPTFDLPGSVREVPAGRVRHLDFDLVIYQTPKNWFEDRFEILSAEQRDLPGIYLEHNTPRPDAVHSRHPVDDPRVLLVHVTHYNRVMWDNGRTPTAVIEHSVAIDPAARYTGRLPRGVFVANGVQRRPRIAGFDLFLQAREQVPIDAIGMETEAFGGLGDVPYRELHRRVAAYRFVFSPMRYTSLPLSVIEAMTLGAPVVALATTELPNVIQDGVNGFVSCDLDYLIDRMLFLLDHPAEAARIGAAARRTAEERFGLDRFRRDWNAAFARVLGETPLTSLPPSPLVGEGEDNGTRNTQYAPRPAEDQGRTVP, translated from the coding sequence ATGCGACGACTGAGGATCCTGATCTGGCACATCCACGGCAGCTACCTCAACGCGCTCGCGCGCATCGAGCACGATTGGTACCTGCCGGTCAAGCCGGGGCGCCCCGAAGGCTACAGCGGGCGTGGCCCGACCTTCGATCTGCCCGGCTCCGTACGCGAGGTTCCGGCTGGGCGGGTGCGCCACCTCGACTTTGACTTGGTCATCTACCAGACGCCGAAAAACTGGTTCGAGGACCGCTTCGAGATCCTCTCCGCCGAGCAGCGCGACCTCCCCGGCATCTACCTGGAGCACAACACGCCCAGGCCGGACGCGGTCCATTCCCGTCACCCGGTCGACGATCCGCGCGTGCTTCTGGTCCACGTCACGCACTACAACCGCGTGATGTGGGACAACGGCCGCACACCCACGGCCGTCATCGAGCACAGCGTGGCCATCGACCCGGCGGCGCGCTACACCGGCCGGTTGCCGCGCGGCGTCTTCGTCGCCAACGGCGTCCAGCGTCGCCCGCGCATCGCCGGGTTCGACCTCTTCCTCCAGGCGCGGGAGCAGGTTCCGATCGATGCGATCGGCATGGAGACCGAGGCGTTCGGCGGCCTGGGCGACGTGCCCTACCGTGAGTTGCACCGCCGCGTGGCCGCGTACCGCTTCGTCTTCAGCCCGATGCGCTACACCAGCCTGCCGCTATCCGTCATCGAGGCGATGACCCTCGGCGCGCCGGTGGTGGCGCTGGCCACGACCGAGTTGCCGAACGTGATCCAGGACGGCGTCAACGGCTTCGTGTCTTGCGACCTGGACTATCTGATCGACCGCATGCTCTTCCTCCTCGACCACCCGGCGGAGGCTGCCCGCATCGGCGCAGCCGCCCGCCGCACCGCCGAGGAGCGCTTCGGGCTCGATCGCTTCCGGCGCGACTGGAACGCCGCGTTTGCGCGGGTGTTGGGAGAGACACCCCTCACTTCCCTACCCCCCTCTCCCCTTGTGGGAGAGGGGGAAGACAACGGAACGCGCAATACGCAGTACGCACCACGCCCGGCTGAGGACCAGGGAAGGACGGTGCCCTGA
- a CDS encoding glycosyltransferase, with protein MAAGHLPPLRIAFLSEHASPAALLGGQDAGGQNVYVDEVSRALGRMGHAVDIFTRRDAPDLPETLDWAPGVRIVHVSAGPPRFLPKDDLWPLMPAFRDEILRFAVREGARYDLIHGNFWMSGWVAGELRRALGVPVVQIFHATGITKRRHQGAADTSPPERIWVETDIVRQVDRLIAQCPAEQAELVDDYGADPARVVVIPSAVDTAQFFPMDRAEARRRIGLDTDGPVVVYVGRMLPRKDVRNVVRAVALLARWTGLPVRLLAVGGEKEEPDPEATPEIGVLQRLAADLGIADRVIFTGKRQPGELTAYYGAGDVAVTTPWYEPFGLTPLEAMACGRPVIGSAVGGIAFTVRHGETGFLVPPRDPEALARRLAEVLADPALRDRMGRAARARVERAFTWQTVAERTQALYGAVLAERARPAVAPSPAAPDLTARATMVGEEVVTEFPLIRYHSGCCISPSGDLHHPGRGGLEEEHS; from the coding sequence ATGGCTGCCGGTCATCTGCCACCGCTCCGCATCGCGTTCCTGAGTGAGCACGCCAGCCCGGCTGCGCTCCTCGGTGGGCAGGATGCGGGCGGGCAGAACGTCTACGTGGACGAGGTGAGCCGCGCGCTCGGCCGGATGGGCCACGCGGTCGACATCTTCACCCGGCGTGACGCGCCGGACCTGCCCGAGACGCTCGACTGGGCGCCCGGCGTCCGCATCGTCCACGTCTCGGCCGGCCCGCCGCGCTTCCTGCCGAAGGACGACCTGTGGCCGTTGATGCCCGCGTTCCGCGACGAGATCCTCCGCTTCGCAGTCCGCGAGGGGGCGCGCTACGACCTGATCCACGGCAACTTCTGGATGTCCGGCTGGGTGGCAGGCGAGCTGCGCCGGGCGCTCGGCGTGCCCGTCGTCCAGATCTTCCACGCGACGGGTATCACCAAGCGGCGGCACCAGGGTGCGGCTGACACCAGCCCGCCGGAGCGCATCTGGGTCGAGACCGACATCGTCCGGCAGGTCGATCGCCTCATCGCGCAGTGTCCCGCCGAGCAGGCGGAGCTGGTGGACGACTACGGTGCTGACCCGGCGCGCGTGGTCGTCATCCCCTCGGCGGTGGACACCGCGCAGTTCTTCCCGATGGACCGCGCCGAGGCGCGTCGCCGGATCGGGCTGGACACCGACGGCCCGGTCGTCGTCTACGTTGGGCGGATGTTGCCCCGCAAGGACGTGCGCAACGTCGTGCGCGCCGTCGCCCTGCTCGCCCGGTGGACCGGTCTGCCGGTCCGCCTCCTCGCCGTCGGCGGGGAGAAGGAGGAGCCGGACCCGGAGGCGACGCCCGAAATCGGCGTGCTGCAGCGTCTCGCCGCCGATTTGGGGATTGCCGACCGGGTGATCTTCACCGGCAAGCGACAGCCCGGCGAGCTGACCGCCTACTACGGCGCGGGCGATGTGGCCGTCACCACGCCCTGGTACGAGCCGTTCGGCCTCACGCCGCTGGAGGCGATGGCCTGCGGCCGGCCGGTGATCGGCTCGGCCGTCGGCGGCATCGCCTTCACCGTGCGCCACGGTGAGACCGGCTTCCTCGTCCCGCCGCGCGATCCCGAGGCGCTGGCCCGGCGCCTGGCTGAGGTGCTGGCCGACCCGGCGCTCCGGGACCGAATGGGCCGGGCGGCCCGGGCGCGCGTCGAGCGCGCCTTCACCTGGCAGACGGTCGCCGAGCGGACCCAGGCACTCTACGGCGCCGTGCTGGCCGAGCGGGCGCGCCCGGCTGTTGCACCGTCGCCCGCGGCGCCCGACCTCACCGCCAGAGCGACGATGGTGGGAGAGGAGGTCGTCACCGAGTTCCCGCTGATCCGCTACCACAGCGGCTGCTGCATCTCGCCGAGCGGTGACCTTCACCACCCCGGCCGGGGTGGGCTGGAAGAGGAGCACTCATGA
- a CDS encoding SDR family oxidoreductase, which translates to MSLDGPTGIDLRGKVALVTGAGSGLGAATARAFAREGCAVACLDINVEAAANVAREIAAADIESLPLGCDVSDADAAAHAVGQVVARFGRLDVLVNCAAVDHTLAAEEMSVAQWDQVIGVNLRGPFLFSRLAFPVMKRQGGGHIVNVASTAATRAWANAAAYHASKWGLIGFSRGLGVEGRPHGIRVTAVIPGGMRTHFFDRFIEQGIPMPDEANLQDPAVVAATIVFAVKIPPESALQEVIVTPLTETSWP; encoded by the coding sequence ATGAGCCTGGATGGACCAACGGGGATCGACCTGCGCGGGAAAGTGGCGCTCGTGACCGGTGCCGGCAGCGGCCTCGGCGCCGCCACCGCGCGAGCCTTCGCCCGCGAGGGCTGCGCGGTCGCATGTCTCGACATCAACGTCGAGGCCGCAGCCAATGTCGCGCGCGAGATCGCCGCGGCCGACATCGAGTCGCTGCCGCTCGGCTGTGACGTCAGCGACGCCGACGCGGCCGCCCACGCCGTCGGTCAGGTGGTCGCCCGTTTCGGTCGCCTCGACGTGCTGGTCAACTGCGCCGCCGTCGACCACACCCTGGCGGCCGAGGAGATGTCGGTTGCCCAGTGGGATCAGGTCATCGGTGTGAACCTGCGTGGGCCGTTCCTTTTCTCCCGGCTCGCCTTCCCGGTCATGAAGCGGCAGGGCGGCGGGCACATCGTCAACGTCGCGTCGACCGCAGCCACACGTGCCTGGGCCAACGCCGCGGCTTACCACGCCTCCAAGTGGGGGCTGATCGGCTTCAGCCGCGGGCTGGGGGTCGAAGGACGGCCGCACGGCATCCGCGTCACCGCGGTGATCCCGGGCGGGATGCGCACCCACTTCTTCGACCGCTTCATCGAGCAGGGCATCCCAATGCCGGACGAGGCAAACCTGCAGGACCCGGCGGTCGTCGCGGCGACTATCGTCTTCGCCGTCAAGATCCCGCCCGAGTCCGCCCTCCAGGAGGTCATTGTGACCCCGCTGACGGAGACGAGCTGGCCGTGA
- a CDS encoding D-sedoheptulose-7-phosphate isomerase, with protein MMRDEIERYWREIALLVHAMPGAVVARVAEMLDDCRARGGTVFIAGNGGSAATASHFACDLVKGTHLSGRRPFRVVPLTDNMPLVTAWANDTSYERVFAEQLEPLVRPGDVLIAISASGNSPNVLAAARVARRAGAVTVALTGRTGGKLRRLADLAVCVPSETIEQVEDAHMIVAHSLCVALRQHLRVSAPARRVLTDPAPHPAVADLD; from the coding sequence ATGATGCGAGACGAGATCGAACGGTACTGGCGCGAGATCGCGCTCCTGGTCCATGCGATGCCGGGTGCTGTGGTGGCGCGAGTCGCCGAGATGCTGGACGACTGCCGTGCCCGCGGTGGCACCGTGTTCATCGCCGGCAACGGCGGGAGCGCCGCGACTGCGTCGCACTTCGCCTGCGACCTCGTCAAGGGAACGCACCTATCCGGGCGGCGACCCTTCCGGGTCGTGCCGCTGACCGACAACATGCCGCTCGTAACCGCCTGGGCCAACGACACCAGCTACGAGCGCGTCTTCGCCGAGCAGTTGGAGCCGCTGGTGCGGCCGGGCGACGTGTTGATTGCGATCAGTGCCAGCGGCAACTCGCCCAACGTCCTCGCCGCCGCGCGCGTGGCGCGCCGTGCCGGGGCGGTGACCGTCGCCCTGACCGGGCGGACCGGCGGCAAGCTGCGTCGCCTGGCGGACCTGGCCGTCTGCGTGCCGTCGGAGACGATCGAGCAGGTCGAGGACGCCCACATGATCGTGGCCCACAGCCTCTGCGTGGCCCTGCGGCAGCACCTCCGTGTCTCGGCTCCTGCCCGCCGAGTGCTCACCGACCCGGCGCCTCACCCCGCCGTAGCCGACCTCGATTGA
- a CDS encoding helix-turn-helix domain-containing protein — MQSATLKPSKPVMAADDERASLEDIDRLLESRWTDRPALIGDDGTRIALPPSLFRVLREAVHALAEGAAVTIVPIDKELTTQQAANILNVSRPYLIRLLERGEIPYHTVGRHRRIRFGDVLAYRQKRYERRKEAIRRMIEASEESGDYT; from the coding sequence ATGCAGTCAGCTACATTGAAGCCGAGCAAGCCGGTAATGGCGGCTGACGACGAGCGCGCGTCGCTTGAAGATATCGACCGCTTGCTGGAGAGCCGTTGGACGGACCGCCCCGCCCTCATCGGCGACGATGGCACGCGCATCGCGTTGCCTCCGTCGCTGTTTCGGGTGCTTCGCGAGGCAGTGCACGCCTTAGCCGAAGGCGCTGCGGTCACGATTGTCCCCATTGACAAAGAATTGACGACCCAGCAAGCGGCGAATATCCTAAACGTGTCACGGCCTTATTTAATCCGGCTCCTTGAGCGTGGTGAGATCCCGTACCATACGGTCGGCCGGCACCGGCGTATTCGTTTCGGGGACGTCCTCGCATACCGCCAGAAGCGCTACGAACGTCGTAAGGAAGCTATCCGGCGCATGATCGAGGCGAGCGAGGAGTCGGGCGACTATACCTAG